A genomic stretch from Serratia entomophila includes:
- the dapA gene encoding 4-hydroxy-tetrahydrodipicolinate synthase, whose product MASFSGIWVALVTPFNNDAVDLPATKRLAQHLLASGVSGLVVCGSTGEAAALSKEEQLAVLDAVLEVAPPRQVVMGLSGNNMAATLQMQQAIQLRDIAGLLIPAPYYIRPSQCGLVDYFTQLADAASVPVILYNIPQRTGIPLELATLRQLARHPRIAAVKDCGGNPDATMALIADGEIDVLTGEDNLILTTLCLGGTGAISASAHLHPERFVQLVQQVANGDLAAARSNFYALLPMIHQMFSFPNPAPVKAALAQQGLIRNELRSPMQAAPQALQQQIAATLARLQPTDALID is encoded by the coding sequence ATGGCCTCATTTTCCGGTATTTGGGTTGCGCTGGTTACCCCTTTCAATAACGACGCCGTTGACCTGCCGGCAACCAAACGGCTGGCGCAACACCTGCTCGCCTCCGGCGTGTCCGGGCTGGTGGTCTGCGGTTCTACCGGCGAGGCCGCCGCACTGAGCAAAGAAGAACAGCTGGCGGTGCTTGACGCCGTGCTGGAAGTGGCGCCGCCGCGCCAGGTGGTGATGGGGCTGTCCGGCAACAACATGGCCGCCACCCTGCAGATGCAGCAAGCCATTCAGCTGCGCGACATCGCCGGCCTGCTGATCCCGGCGCCCTATTACATTCGCCCGTCGCAGTGCGGCCTGGTGGATTACTTTACCCAACTGGCCGACGCCGCCAGCGTGCCGGTGATCCTCTACAATATCCCGCAGCGCACCGGCATCCCGCTGGAGCTGGCGACCCTGCGCCAACTGGCCCGCCATCCGCGCATCGCGGCGGTGAAAGACTGCGGCGGCAACCCGGACGCCACCATGGCGCTGATCGCCGACGGTGAGATTGACGTACTGACCGGCGAAGACAACCTGATCCTCACCACCCTGTGCCTCGGCGGCACCGGCGCCATCTCCGCTTCCGCACACCTGCACCCGGAACGCTTTGTTCAGCTGGTGCAGCAGGTGGCCAATGGCGATCTGGCGGCGGCGCGCAGCAACTTTTACGCGCTGCTGCCGATGATCCACCAGATGTTCAGCTTCCCGAACCCGGCGCCGGTCAAGGCGGCATTGGCGCAGCAGGGGCTGATTCGCAACGAGCTGCGTTCACCGATGCAGGCGGCCCCGCAGGCGCTGCAACAGCAGATCGCCGC
- a CDS encoding DUF3811 domain-containing protein — translation MKKLTLKEMTESEQREVKTELDKARKLHGRPLTNAEQNKVKDEVITRIMAAREKIAKAVRAERKANRVKPSGETFSWSASISTRPPR, via the coding sequence ATGAAAAAACTGACGCTGAAAGAAATGACGGAAAGCGAGCAACGTGAAGTAAAAACCGAACTGGACAAGGCGCGCAAGCTGCACGGGCGCCCGCTGACCAACGCCGAGCAGAACAAGGTCAAAGATGAAGTGATAACACGCATCATGGCCGCCAGGGAAAAAATCGCCAAGGCAGTGCGCGCCGAACGCAAGGCCAACCGGGTCAAACCGAGCGGCGAAACCTTCAGCTGGTCCGCCTCGATCAGCACGCGTCCCCCGCGCTAA
- a CDS encoding HD domain-containing protein codes for MHLSPLSPALLLPFAPYRELAQALLPLTLSSDDGSHDVAHLHRVWKNCRQIGEQEGGDRRILCAAVLLHDCVAVEKNSPQRHLASRMAAQKASLTLEQMGWAAHDIAQVAHAIEAHSFSAAIPPKTLEAKILQDADRLDAIGMIGVARCFYIGGRMRSALYDAADPLAQQRQYDDKRFTLDHFETKLFKLQEGFQTAAGRRLAQQRTERMRHFRDALLEEM; via the coding sequence GTGCATTTATCTCCCCTTTCTCCGGCGCTGCTGCTGCCGTTCGCCCCCTACCGGGAGCTGGCGCAGGCGCTGTTGCCGCTGACCTTAAGCTCCGATGACGGCTCGCACGACGTGGCGCATCTGCACCGGGTGTGGAAGAACTGCCGCCAAATCGGCGAACAGGAAGGCGGCGATCGCCGCATTCTCTGCGCCGCCGTGCTGCTGCATGACTGCGTGGCCGTCGAGAAGAATTCGCCGCAGCGCCACCTGGCCTCGCGCATGGCGGCGCAAAAGGCGTCGCTGACCCTGGAGCAGATGGGCTGGGCGGCGCACGACATCGCCCAAGTGGCGCACGCCATCGAAGCGCACAGTTTCTCCGCCGCCATCCCGCCGAAAACGCTGGAAGCGAAGATCCTGCAGGACGCCGATCGCCTCGACGCCATCGGCATGATTGGCGTAGCGCGCTGCTTTTACATTGGCGGCCGCATGCGCAGCGCGCTGTACGATGCCGCCGATCCGCTGGCGCAGCAGCGTCAGTATGACGACAAACGCTTCACCCTCGATCATTTCGAAACCAAGCTATTCAAACTGCAGGAGGGATTCCAGACCGCCGCCGGCCGCCGGCTGGCGCAGCAACGCACCGAGCGTATGCGGCATTTTCGCGACGCGCTGCTGGAAGAAATGTGA
- a CDS encoding nuclear transport factor 2 family protein translates to MPTHLEIVRATYEGSSEENGRNLLAALAPDAEWTEAAGFPYAGTYIGPEAIIKNVHQRLGTEWQGYRADVDHFYDAGEHVIAQGFYHGTYKATGKSFSASFAHIYTLRDGKIVKFVQIVDSAKVLEAMQA, encoded by the coding sequence ATGCCAACCCATCTTGAGATCGTACGTGCGACCTATGAAGGCAGCTCCGAGGAAAATGGCCGCAACCTGCTGGCGGCGCTGGCGCCCGATGCGGAATGGACCGAAGCCGCCGGGTTCCCCTATGCCGGCACTTACATTGGCCCGGAAGCGATCATCAAAAATGTGCATCAGCGTTTGGGAACCGAGTGGCAGGGCTATCGCGCCGATGTCGACCATTTCTACGACGCCGGCGAACACGTTATCGCCCAGGGTTTTTACCATGGCACTTACAAGGCGACCGGCAAATCATTCAGCGCGTCCTTTGCGCATATTTATACGCTGCGTGATGGCAAGATAGTCAAGTTCGTACAGATTGTCGACAGCGCCAAGGTGTTGGAGGCGATGCAGGCTTAA
- a CDS encoding nuclear transport factor 2 family protein, translated as MNGKTIRPEDVVQRQLDAYNARDIEAFIACWAEDAQYYEHPDTLLAGGKAAIRERHVARFKEPSLYGEKVKRMVVGNMVVDQEVVTRNFPQGRGKMDVIAIYEVDQGRIAKAWFKIGPCRLDQGSL; from the coding sequence ATGAACGGTAAAACGATTCGTCCGGAAGATGTGGTTCAGCGGCAGCTGGACGCCTATAACGCCCGTGATATCGAGGCGTTTATCGCCTGCTGGGCGGAAGATGCGCAGTACTATGAGCACCCGGATACGCTGCTGGCCGGCGGCAAGGCGGCGATCCGCGAACGCCACGTCGCTCGCTTCAAAGAGCCGAGCCTGTACGGTGAGAAGGTGAAACGCATGGTGGTGGGCAATATGGTGGTCGATCAGGAAGTGGTGACGCGCAATTTCCCGCAGGGGCGCGGCAAAATGGACGTGATCGCCATTTACGAGGTGGATCAGGGGCGGATTGCCAAGGCCTGGTTCAAAATCGGCCCCTGCCGGCTGGACCAAGGTTCACTGTAG
- a CDS encoding RidA family protein, giving the protein MTSLKRINYPQLPTPGGPYVHAVRHGSLLYVSGLTAFATEAQGQTAQQQAQAILEQLATIAAAEGTNLKSLIKISVFLTDIADLPAIRPVLFDYFDGALPACSLMAVSALFSPQVNVEIEAVMAV; this is encoded by the coding sequence ATGACGTCATTAAAACGCATTAATTATCCGCAGTTGCCCACCCCGGGCGGGCCCTATGTGCACGCGGTGCGCCACGGCAGTCTGCTGTACGTTTCGGGCCTGACGGCGTTCGCCACCGAGGCTCAGGGCCAGACGGCGCAGCAGCAGGCCCAGGCAATCCTGGAACAGCTGGCGACCATCGCCGCGGCCGAAGGCACCAACCTCAAGTCGCTGATCAAGATTAGCGTGTTTTTAACCGATATCGCCGACCTGCCGGCGATCCGGCCGGTGCTGTTTGATTACTTTGACGGCGCGCTGCCGGCCTGTTCTTTGATGGCGGTCAGCGCGTTGTTTTCTCCCCAGGTCAACGTGGAGATAGAGGCGGTGATGGCGGTGTAA
- a CDS encoding aminoglycoside phosphotransferase family protein, whose protein sequence is MNPLFVPYMQRWRLEPDGKAFETHSSLLMPVRYRGGAAMLKIAREQEEKFGGLLMCWWQGEGAAQVLAWHEDGILLERAQGEGSLAQLVRDGADEQATEILCRVIAGLHAPRAQRPPELIPLHQWFSSLWPAAQAHGGMLRLSATAAAELLTSPREEGVLHGDIHHDNVLDFGERGWLAIDPKRLSGERGFDYANIFCNPNYGVATDPDIFHRRVQQVCRLAGLDRRRLLQWILAWAGLSAAWFMEDGEAADIDFRVAELAARALGLALPGGDSGFILPVIERG, encoded by the coding sequence ATGAACCCGCTATTTGTTCCCTATATGCAACGCTGGCGGCTGGAGCCGGACGGTAAAGCCTTTGAGACCCACAGCAGCCTGTTAATGCCGGTGCGCTATCGGGGCGGCGCCGCGATGCTGAAAATCGCCCGCGAACAGGAAGAAAAGTTCGGCGGCCTGCTGATGTGCTGGTGGCAGGGCGAGGGTGCCGCGCAGGTGTTGGCGTGGCATGAAGACGGCATTTTGCTCGAGCGCGCTCAGGGTGAAGGTTCGCTGGCGCAGTTGGTGCGTGACGGCGCGGATGAACAGGCCACGGAGATCCTGTGCCGGGTGATCGCCGGCCTGCATGCGCCGCGCGCGCAGCGGCCGCCGGAGCTGATCCCCTTGCATCAGTGGTTCAGCTCGCTGTGGCCGGCGGCGCAGGCGCATGGCGGCATGCTGCGCCTCAGCGCCACTGCGGCGGCCGAGTTGCTCACCAGCCCGCGAGAGGAAGGCGTGCTGCACGGCGATATTCACCATGATAACGTGCTGGATTTCGGCGAACGCGGCTGGCTGGCGATAGACCCCAAACGGCTGAGCGGTGAGCGCGGCTTCGATTACGCCAATATTTTCTGTAACCCCAATTACGGCGTGGCCACCGATCCGGACATTTTCCACCGCCGGGTGCAACAGGTCTGCCGGCTGGCCGGTTTGGATCGCCGCCGCCTGTTGCAGTGGATCCTGGCCTGGGCGGGGCTTTCCGCCGCCTGGTTTATGGAGGACGGCGAAGCGGCCGACATCGATTTTCGCGTGGCAGAGCTGGCGGCGCGCGCGCTGGGCCTGGCGCTGCCGGGCGGCGACTCAGGGTTCATCCTGCCAGTAATCGAGCGAGGCTGA
- a CDS encoding cupin domain-containing protein, producing the protein MNEQATLLAQRLIRNVDRVEKHRDQRPPLYDSLGARLGTGTAASKLGASIDLLAPGMRACPYHFHYAQEEMFIILEGSGTLRVAGEMLPIVAGDIIFIPPGPDYPHQIINTSDAPLKYLSVSTREQPELVEYPDSGKFQAIAAGGDGQQVRYLQRPSASLDYWQDEP; encoded by the coding sequence ATGAACGAACAAGCCACACTGCTCGCCCAACGCCTGATCCGCAACGTTGATCGGGTAGAAAAACATCGCGACCAGCGGCCACCGCTGTATGACAGCCTCGGCGCCCGGCTGGGCACCGGCACCGCCGCCAGCAAGCTGGGCGCCTCCATCGACCTGCTGGCGCCGGGCATGCGCGCCTGCCCCTATCATTTTCACTATGCGCAGGAGGAGATGTTTATCATTCTGGAGGGCAGCGGCACGCTGCGGGTGGCGGGCGAGATGCTGCCGATTGTCGCCGGCGATATCATTTTTATTCCGCCGGGGCCGGACTATCCGCATCAGATTATCAACACCTCTGATGCGCCGCTGAAGTACCTGTCGGTCAGCACGCGCGAACAGCCGGAGCTGGTGGAATACCCCGACTCGGGCAAGTTTCAGGCGATCGCGGCAGGCGGCGACGGGCAGCAGGTACGCTACCTGCAGCGCCCTTCAGCCTCGCTCGATTACTGGCAGGATGAACCCTGA